CTTTTCCTTCTTGCAGCCCCTTTATGGGCAGCATCGGACCCAGCCAACGATGACCAAAAAACCTTGTATGCCCTTGGCTTGGCTCTCAGCCAATCAATCGGGACATTCTCCCTGACCGAGGCTGAACTGGACATGGTCAAGAATGGGATGACCGATGGCGTGCTCAAGCGCTCGCCCAAAGTCGATCTCCAGACCTTCGGGCCAAAGATCCAGCAACTTCAGCAAGCCCGTCTGGCCCTCGTCGCCGAGGGTGAGAAAAAAGCTGGAGCCGCATTCACCGCCAAAGCAGCGACAGAAAAGGGCTCCATTAAGACTGAGTCCGGTATTGTGATCACCCCGATCAAGCCCGGAACCGGCGCAACTCCGAAGGCAACCGATACCGTCAAGGTCCACTATCACGGCACCCTCACCGATGGGACCGTATTCGACAGTTCCATCAAGCGTGGAGAGCCTGCCACGTTCCCCCTCGACAAAGTCATCAAGTGTTGGACAGAAGGGGTCCAACAGATTAAGGTCGGTGGCAAGAGTCGGCTGATCTGTCCGTCTAGTCTGGCGTATGGTGATGCAAGCCCGCCTGGTTCACCCATCAAGCCAGGATCCACCTTAATATTTGAAGTGGAACTGCTCGAGATCGTGCCTGCAAAATAACCGCGAGAGTGCCGCCTCCTCTGCGAGGCGGCACTCCATTCAGCTTTCTATCCACTGACCAATCGTGCAAACCAGCCCCGCTGAACACCACCCCTCAAGACTGCCGTGAGTGACAGGGACTCTCTTCCTCGCACCGAATCGGCCTCCCCCTCACCAATGCGTTGGCTCATCCTCGGCTTACTCTTCTCCATCAGCGTCGTCACCTATATCGATCGGGTCAACATTTCCGTCACCGCTCGTCAGATGATGCCGGCTCTGGGACTGACCGACCAGGAAATGGGCTGGATTTTCTCCGCGTTTGTCGTGGGGTACGCCCTCTTCCAAATTCCTGGGGGATGGTTAAGCGACCGCTGGGGAGTGCGCATCGTCCTCACTATCGCCCTCATCTGGTGGTCCTGTTTTACGGCCTGGACGGCCGTGGCTGCCACATCGTTCCTCGCTGGACCATTGGGAATCGTGAGCGCACTTGCCTTGATTCGCTTCTTCCTTGGGGTTGGAGAGGCAGCAGCCTTGCCGACCTTTAACCGAGCGGTCACGGACTGGCTTCCACGCCACGAACGAGGACTCGGTATCGGCATTGCCATTGGAGGAATCGGCGTCGGTGCGGCCATCACCCCTCCAATCACCGCTTGGATCATGGTCAACTATGGGTGGCAGACGGCATTTTATCTTTCAAGTGGTCTTGGTCTAGGTCTGGCCGTCATCTGGTGGCTGCTTGCGGCTGACCGCCCCACGAACCACCCCGGGTTCACTCCTTCCGTAGCCCCGATCGCCACGGCACCCACGCCGACTTCCCAGACTTTGATGCCCTGGGGTCGGCTCAGACACACCTCCACGGTCTGGTGGCTCATGCTGAGTTATGGATGCCTTGGCTATGTCGCGTACGTCTATATGTCCTGGTTCTATCTGTACCTCGTCAATGAACGAGGCTTCAGCATCTTACGCGGTGGACTCTTTGCCGCCGCTCCATTCCTGGCCATTCTCCTGTCATGCCCCCTTGGCGGATGGGTCACGGATCAACTGGCGGCCCGACATGGCGTCACGCGAGGGCGTCGGATGGTCGGCATGGCCGGGATGGGTCTAGCCGCTCTGTCCATTGCCATTGGCGCCCTGGTCGAATCACCCTACCTCGCCATTACCTGTCTCTCATTAGGAGCAGGATGGCTCTATTTCACCATAGGCGCCTATTGGTCCTCCATCAGCGACTTGTCTCCTGCCCATGCCGGAAGCCTGTCCGGCTTGATGAACATGGGAGCCAATCTTGGTGGGGCAATCTCCCCAACCCTCACGCCATGGATCGCGCAACAGTGGGGATGGCCTGCTTCGCTCGGCCTGGCAGCGTTCATGGCGCTGCTCGGTGGATTCATGTGGCTCCGTATCAATCCGGAAGAACGGCTCACGGAAGATGGTGTTGAGACCTAAGTGCTCAGCCATCTCAGAGTTCAGCGTTTAGAACTCGGCACTGCAGTACTCCTTGTCACCAAGAGGATGCCCTTGTTACAGTCAGCACCATGACGCTCCAATTTCAGAAAAAGGATCCTCGGATCACCATTACCACTCAGCTGGGGGAGATCAAGATCCGCCTGTACCCTGATGCTGCACCTCGGCATGTCGAAAACATCATCAACCTGGTGAAGATGGGGTTCTACGACGGCACAGCATTCCATCGGGTGGTACCTGGATTTCTCATCCAAGGTGGCGATCCCTTGAGCAAGCAGCCGGATCGTATGCTCCATGGCACCGGTGGCCCCGGGTACTTTCTCTCTCCTGAACCGAACGATTATCCCCACAAGCGGGGCGCACTCTCCATGGCCAAGATGCCGCGTGAGAGCAACAGCACACGCGACTTCAACGATAACGGCTCACAATTTTTCATCTGTGTGGACGACAACAGCGGATTGGACCGGCGCTATACGGTGTTTGGAGAGGTCTTTCGCGGGATCGACGTGGTCGACAAGATCGTCGCGGCGCCACGAGATCAATATGACAATCCCCTCGATCCAATCAGAATGACCATGACCGTCAAAGAATAGCCGGTCGACAGGAACAAACCCTCGTTCAACACCACCATCAATCCGGTGAACGCTCAAACCCTTCCAGCCTCAGATCCAGAATCCATTCGCCTGGCCGGCAACACCATCCGGCGAGGGGGGCTCGTGGCCTTTCCAACCGAAACGGTCTATGGACTCGGCTGTGACGCGTTGAATCCTGATGCAGCGGCGAAAGTGTTTGAAGCCAAGCAACGGCCGCAATTCGATCCGCTCATCGTCCATATTGCCGATCGGAGGCAACTGGACAATGTGGTGAGAGCTCTTACAACAACAGCCCGGCAGCTCATCGATCAGTTTTGGCCGGGACCACTGACGTTGGTCTTGCCGAAACAGCCGACCATTCCGGATCTGGTCACCGCTGGCCTGGATACCGTCGCCGTCAGAATGCCGAACCATCCGGTAGCACAGGCACTGATTCGAGAGGCAGGCACACCGATTGCCGCACCGAGCGCCAATCTCTTTGGCTACGTCAGTCCTACAACGGCTCAACATGTGGCAGACGGGCTTGGACGTACGATCGATCTCATCCTCGACGGAGGACCTTGTCCCGTCGGCGTTGAGTCGACCATCGTCTCACTGATAGGCCCCCAGGCTGAATTGTTGCGACCTGGGAGTATCACGCTTGAACAACTCAGCGCCGCCATCGGCCCACTCAGCCGATCGTCTTCCGTGGTCGATCAGCCGACCGCCCCAGGACAACTGGCTCGCCATTACGCAACCCAAACTCCCGTCACAATCCTGACCTCCGCCAAGACACGACCGACACCCACCAAAAACGAACGGGCTGGATTGTTGATCTTCTCGGAAGCCAATGCAACGGACGAGCGTTTTGCAGCGGTTGAGGCCCTCTCGGCAACCGGCGATCTTCGGGAAGCCGCACGCCATCTCTTTGCGGCTCTTCGGCGGCTGGACGCGCAAGGTTTGGATCGAATCTATGTGGACCCTTGTCAGGAAGAAGGGCTGGGGGTAGCGATCATGGACCGCCTGCGCCGCTGCGCCGCCTTATGAGGCTCGCATCGTCCACCATGCCCTATAGACTGATCCGCTAAAATAGACGACAGAACAATGAACAACTGTGTTGTGACTGTCTGTAAGGAACTCACACCTGGTGGGATAAAAACGGATAGTGCTAGAGGAACCGTACGCCCTTGACCGCTTTGGCGACAACGTACATCCGAATATTGTTACTTCGATCGTCCGCCGGAAAGAGGAAGAAGCCGGGCCGAGTTGAATCGTAGCCAGTCGTCGTGCCCACTAAAAGTTCGCCGTCCTGGAACGTGACCTCTACTTTTCTCCCGGACAAGGGCTTGCCTGGAACGAATGACTTACCCTCCTTGTAACTTCCATTTCCCACAAAGTCGCGCACGAAAAACACCGCCTTCAGCTCCTGCATGATCACGCGCGTGGGCGGGGCCGATGTCTTAGCTCCCTCTGCCTTCACGTGAAAATATTGGGCCCCGGGAGAGAAGTCTTGGGCATAGCCCTTCAACATTGATCCATTCTGATACCGCACAACGATCTTGGCTGGACCGGTCATACACCCTCCCTCATTCGCAAAGGCCTGACGTGCTGCTTTCGCAGTATCGCCGTGGCGGGCGTTATTCCCAAGAAAAATGTGATTCCTGAGGGGACTGAGCGGGTCTATCCGGATTATGTCGTGAGGACCTCTCGCCACATCACGGCAAGATCGCGAAGTGCTGTACTTCCATCACCAACATAGACTGAGCCGTGCATCGTCGCGAGCCGTTTCGGCTGGAGTGCCGCCAGTCGGTTCAGCGTCACCTCCGTCAAGGAGCAATAGGGCACATAATTCGCCAACGGACCTCGCTGATACTCCAGCAGCGTCTCCCGACATCGGCCGATGACATCCGATTCCGTCATTGGTTCAACATCCCCATCTTGGTGAAAAAGGTCCGAGCAGAGGAGCGTCCGTTGGGTCTCCTCGAACAGCAGTCCCGCTTCCCAACAATGGGGTACATGCGGCGTGGCGAGAAAACGAAAGCGATATCGTCCGGTTTCGAGTACGTCACCATCAACCATCCCTTTGGCGGGACGAAGCGCCAGACAGTCGTCGACGCTCACCATCTTGCCGACCACACTGCACAGAACTTCCGACTGCGGAGCCAGCTGCTGCCACTCCGGCACTGTCGCGCATTCGTCAGACTCGAAATGGCTGAACCCGATCCAGCGCAAGGTCTGCGGATTAATAAGCGACGCCACGGCAGATTTGACCTCCTGAAAGAGTGCCCGCGGACCGGTGTGGAACAGCAGCGGCTGATCGTCGCGCACCAAAAACTGACTGAACTGAATATTGAACGGTTCAACGAACGTGGTAAGACGGAATAGGTCCGGAGCGATCTCAGTGATCTTGGCCATGAAATCTCCTCAAGGATTTGGGGGGCCGATCATACGTAGGGCAGTGAAAGAGCAAGACGACGATAGAAGGATTCTGATGATGTACTGAGGATGATTGCTACTGACGGCGATCATGCCAAAGCCACTTGTGAAATGATCCACGCACGTCAGAGTATCCCACGCCATGTCATCATTCGGTTTTCATCTCGCCATCCAGTAAGCGGAGAGCGTCCGTAAGGCCTTGCTGAGACCAGGAATTCTTCGGAAATCGCTTCAAATCTTCACGAAATACCTGCTCCGCTTCTACGGCGCGCCCCGCCTTGAGCAGAAGCATACCAAGCTCTTCTCTCACAGGTACCGTCCACTCGGGTGGCTCCCCGTAGACGAGCGCATCTTCTCGCCGCACGGCCTCCCGGAGATGAGTGATCGCGCCAGGCAAATCACCTTTCGCCGCGTCGATGTGGCCGGCAAGCACTTCAACGGCAATATCCAGCACGAGGCCGGAGCTGTTGAATTCAAGCCGCAGAGGCCTCACCTGACGATCCTGAGCGATGGCGCGCAACTGCACCAACGTGGCATCGGCCGCCTTGAGGTGACCACGTGCCACCAACGCTCGCCCATGCGCGTACAGCCATATAGCACGGGCATGTAGCAGATCCTCAGCTGGCCCCTCCGCACTCAACAGCTCGTCCCATCGACCGAAACGCACGCGCATCTGCAACTTGCGCGTCTGGTGATGCTGAAGAAAAGCCATTCCGGGCTCGTGTAACAATTCCTGGGGAACTAAGGCCGCAACCTTGTCTACCGCAGCGATGGCCTGCGCTTCTCGGCCGATCATGCTCACGGCAAACGCGAGAAAGTCGTAGTTATGTGGATAATACCCAAGCACATAGATGCCGACCGCTGGGTTATGGTCTCGGAAGTAGGTTTCATCCGCATGCACGGCATGCTCGTTGGCCTTGATCGCATCCTCGTACCGGCCCACCCGAATGTAGATATGGCCCGGCATGTGCACCAGATGCCCCGCGCCAGGCATCAGGCCTGCGAGACGTTCGGCAGCCGCGAGTGCCCGTTCTGGTTGGACCGCCTCAACCGCATGGATGTAAAAATGGTTCGCACCCGGATGACCAGGTTCGGCAGCTAGGACTTGTTCGAGCCGTGACAAGAGCAATTCCGTATTGGGCCTAGGGTTACCCTCAGCCGTCCAATAGTTCCACGGGCTCAAGTCCATCAGTGACTCTGCATACAGCGTCTTGGCCTCGAAGTCATCCGTGAAACGCTGCACCACATCCGCCATCGCACGCGAATAGGCGGCATCCAATTCAGCCCGGTCTGTTGATGGCTCGGCTACGTACCGCATGGCAAGCGCTTGGATCATGGCTTGCTCTCGATCGCTCACCCCTGGTACACGCTGAACGGCTTGCTGAATCGCGGAATAAGCCAGACGACCGTTCGTAGCATCCATCGGCGCATTGATGTTGGGCCCATAGGCAAGCGCGATACCCCAGTAGCACATGGCACAGTCCGGATCGAGTCGCGTACCCTCTTGAAAGGACCGAATAGCCTCTTGATGGTTGAACGCGTAGTAGAGCCGTAATCCCTGATCGAAGTACCGCTGCGCAAGCGGCACCGTGGTGGTGATCGGATAGTGCAGCGTACCCAGGTTGTCATAGAGCGGCACCTGAGCCGCCTCGCTTGTCTGAATCTGGGAACCAGGGTCCCCGTACGTGGCCTGCACTCCAGCCAAGCAAAATAGGAAAGTCACGATGAGAACGCTCAGGCAAACACCATCACCGTGTTTCATTGCAGCACCTAAAGTAGAGGAACTACAAAAATGGCTAAACCCATTTGTTTGCAACAGAAGCTGTATCGACTTGCGTCCTTGCTTATATCCAGATTGGTTGCTTGTTCGCATGTTGGTGCGAGAGAGCATAGTACACGGTTTAATGCTCGGGTCAGACCAGGCGGTTGTCGACGTGGCAAGTTAGTTCAAGCACATTGTTAAGCGCTATCTTCTATGACGAAGGCCATACGCATTGTATCTCCCTGCATATTTTATCGCTTGAGAGGTGAGATCTTCATGCTCTTTAGTCAGGACCACATCGGAGGTTCCCCTAAAATTCTTTTCTCTCGCTTCGCAATATTTGCGATCTTTCTCAGGCACACCCGGAAAGTATTTTGCGAAGCCGTTAATGCTGAAGCACGCTATCTGGTCTTGAGCGATATCCCGCTCGGCATCGGCCTCGGGGGCAGCAACATTCAAGCCAACCAATTCATTTCGAAGGGTCGCCACTGGATCATCAGCCATCGCAGTTGACACTGCAATAACTAAAGCCAATAGCTGGATGTGCTTCATATTGCCCAACAACGTTTAGGAAGACCTTCGTATAGAATCAGACCTTCTAGTTCCCATCCGTTTAATACGCTTCTGTGCTTCGCGAACGATACTCCATATCCGTTATCGGTCCAATCAGCGGCATCCTGTCAGCTATTGAGCACAAGTTTGTCTGAGGACCGGCGTACATCCTTCATTGTATAGAGTCACATTCATTCTAGGAGTCGGTACCGTCTCCACGCATTCCAACGCTCTGTCATCTTCCATACCCTGCCCGTGCGATTAGCTCCTTTAGCCCATTCAAATCCAACCACCCTGGCACTAGTTCCTTCCCCACGATGAAGCCTGGCGTCCCTGAGATGCCGAGTTCGCGGGCAAGAGCCCGGTTCTTCGCAATGACAGACTGCCATTTGGGATCGGCCATGTCGGCTTCCAACCGCTTCGCGTCAAGACCGACCTTCGCCGCGATCTTTAGAATCGATTCCTTCGTCATGTCAGCGTGCGACTCGAGCAGCGCTTCATGAAAGGCCTGGTGCTTCCCTTGCGCATATGAGGCGAGTGCAGCCTTCGCCGCAAGCTCAGACGGTTCACCCAGAATGGGGAAATCTTTATAGACGACCCGCACTCGAGGATCGACTTTCTGCAATTCCGTGACGGCGGATGCCGCCTTCTTACAGAACCCACAACGATAGTCATAGAACTCCACCACGGTGATCTCGCCTTTTGGGTTGCCGCTGACCGGTGACAGAGGATCGTGCAGCAACTCATCCTGCTTCGTTTTGAGGGCTACTTTTTGACGTTCCTTCTGTTCCGCTTCTCGTTTGGCTTCCATCGCCTGCAGCGATTGCTCGATCACTTCAGGATGGGCACGAATGTAGCGCTCAATCGCAGCATCAGCGACATCCGGAGCAGAAGTTGGTACACCCTTGGTATCCTTCGCCGTTGCAGAACAACCAGCGGCGAACAGGGCCAAGCCTGCAAGGATGGTCAGCGAGAGAAAAAACTCATTCTGGATGTTTGGACCACGCATAGAATTTGACTCCTGATCTAAGGATGATCAAAAAGAAAGGCCGCTGAGAATAGTGGGGAATGAGTTCTCTACAGCGTCCGGGCACAAAGCACTTCATCTTGGCGAAGTGCTTCGAGTGCAGTAGCAGGAACAGTCGTCACGGTAAGCGTACTTCCAAGGGCAGTAAAGACTTCGATCGAGTAGCCTTCGGTCCCATCCGGCGCCACGTGATGCTCAACAAGCTTGACGATATCACCCCGACGGAGCTTATGCACCGGTAGGTCGCAAGCCAAAGCTGCATCTGTATAAAGATCAAATCTCACAATGCCCTCCGACTATCAGGAATCAGTGTAATAAACTTTGTTATTCCCGACAAGTGTTCTGTCATCCAAATTGTTCGAACAGAGAGAATATTCCCATTAGGGCCCGTCAATGCACCCCTGATTTCATAGTACTGCCCGAACTGGTTCCTCTCAAGAAGCGCTACATCTAACGGCAAAATCTGCTCGCGTAAGTCACGTAAGTGATGAACGGCGTTATTCAATTCATAGCCCGCTTGGCGTAAAAACGACGACTTGTCCCATCGAAGTTGTGGCACCAAGAGATAGCGTACGAGCTTCTCCACCGAAATGACTGTTTCAGCCGGTAACTTCATGGCAACAGGCGAACAAAGTCCTCACCGCCAACTTTCCCCGCTCGTCCCGCCGCCGAAGCCGCCCCAGTTGCCACCGAATCCACCTTGGCCGGTTCCCCAATACTCGCCCTGCTGAATCCGCCGATAGGGATGCCGCAGATCAGGACGGCTGAGCCACCAGAAGAACCCCACGATGGCGCCAGTGGTCCCAAGAGTAATCCAGATCCCAAGTCCTTTGATGCGGCGTCGTGACGGAGTTTCAAGCCTCACTTCTTGCGCCGGTGTCGCCAGAGCCACCGCAGTGCGATACAGCCCCTCACCGAAATGGCCCCGTTCGATCGCAGGCTGAAGATACTGACGACTCACTTCATGCCGAATTTCCGGAGTGACCGCCGGTAACATTTGGCGCCCCAAGGTCATCGCCGCCTGGCGCTCCTGCACCGCCACCAACACCATCAGCCCATGCTCCTGCTGTGTCGAGCCGATTTGCCACTTTGCGTACAGGGCATCCGCATATTCCTTCGCAGAGGGATACGGCTTAATGCTGGGCACCGTCACGATCACCATCTCGACGCCGCTCTTCTTTTCAAGGTCGGTGCAGACGGATCGGATACGGTCTTTCCACTCCCGTTCAACGACTTGCGCGTGATCGCTGACGTAACCAATCGGGTCCGGAAGCGGTACCCGCTCTTTAGGCCGATCATAGAGAGCGGCATGTGCGAGAGGTGCCATGAGTCCGATAAGCGGGCCCAACCAGACAATCCCAAACCACGTTTTTCTCGAGAGTGTCCCGGTCACGTGATCCGTGCCTCTGCGGCTGTGACAAGTCTGGTCAGGCCATCAAGGTACCGATCCATGAGTCGCGGAGTTTCCTTCTGCCCTGGAGAAATTTCCCCACGCTTGAGGAGCAACGCATCACGAAGCCCCGTAAGGTCGATCGAAAGAGCAGCCTCAATGTCGTTGAGCAGCGGCTCTCCATGAGCAAGCACCGGTCGCCCAAGCACCCGCTGCACGCCGCGCAGGGCCGGAAGGAGTGCGGTAAGCGAGAGTGCCAAGAGAATGGTGATGGCCTCTTCGGTGCTTCGGCCTTCCACCAAGCGCTGCCGGAGCCGAAGCAGATTTCCACGCAAGGCCTGAAGCACTTCAGCGGGCAAGTAACGAGCATCGATCTTGAGCCCCACGAAGGGATCTTGCCCCCACAGCAACCGCCGGCAATCATGGATGTCTTGGTACTCCAGCGGGAAGGCCATGGAGGCGGATTGAATATCGTCGACCGTTAGGAACAAGGGCACGACCACATGATCCTTACTCCAACGCTTGTGCAGACTGTCATACTTTTTTAACGTGGCAAGGTCGTAGGACGACATGACCAAAACGAGATTGAAATTAGAGCGGCCAGGTAAAAACTCCCCTCGCACCGCGCTGCCGTAGAGGATGATGCCTTCCAGTTCAGATCCATAAACCTTGGTGACATCCTTCACATAGGTCCGCAAGAGCTTTTGCGTCTCTTCCGGCAATCCATCGATGGTCCAATCAACCGACTGCATATCCTTACCGGACGCCTCCCACCGCCATGTCGCGACCAGAAGGGTCTGGAAGAAATCCCGCCGCCATCAGGCGGTCCAGCATGCCGAACGGAGGATCCTTACGAAGCCCCGCTGTCGTCGACAAGACTCGATAGCGGAGGCGCGCATTGCGATCCAAGGTGCTGAAGACCCGGTCCCGAAGAAAACCAATGAGAGGATTGGCCGTGTTCCAAAAGAGCACCTGCTCGTCTGCCAGTTTTTGCAGCATCGCAACGTGAGGTCGTCGTGATTCTTCATAACGCTTGAGCGTGGCGGCTGAATAGTCGTCCGTCGCGAGACATTCCGGTAACAGATCGGCCAGCGTCATGGCATCCACCATGGCCTGCATGCGTCCCTGAGACGCGTGCGGATTCATGGCATGCGCGGCATCGCCGACTAGCACTGCCCCATCAGCGACCCAGGTCGGAGTACGAACCCGCCCAGTCGGTAAAAAGGCCGTCTGCTTCCAATCGATCAAGGTCCGGAATATCGGCTCACTCGATGGATCGATCGCGATCCACGCGTTCTGCAGACTGGAGAGGCCTTGCGCTTTGACCTGGTCATACGAACCGGTCTTGATCATGTAGAACGCATAGACCTTGTCTCCAGCGGCAGGAAACAACCCAAGAATCGTTCGCTTGCCGACAAAATACTTCGCTTCATCCATGGGAATCGCCGCATCCAACAGCGCAATCAAGTACCCTTGCGGATAGAGGTAGAGATCAGCCGGGATCTGCAACGCCTCGCGAACTTTCGAGAAGGCTCCATCGGCCCCCACCACCACCTTCGCCTTGATCGTCCGCTCCTGGTCTCCCTGCTTGGCAGTCAAACCAACCACACGCCCGTTTTCGCGAAGCAATCCGGTAAAGGTCGCTCGATACCGTAAGGAGACCGAGGGTTCTCGCTCGACTGCATCCACAATGGCATGGTGCGCGACATTCGGCAGCGTCACCACCGCCTGATTATACGGCGGCGGCAAGTCGCGATAGTCTATGGTGCAGAGCCGTTGACCACCTACTCGGCAGAAATGAAACTGATGCACCGTCCGCGTAGAGGATACCGGCAGCTTGTTCAGCAGTCCCAACCGATCGAGGACTTGTTGCCCGTTCGGCTGAAGAATTTCTCCGCGCAATCCCAGCGGTGGTCCCGGCGCCTGTTCCAGAACAATCGTCTTGATCCCCTTCTGCGCCAGCGCAAGAGCCAGCACGGCTCCACCGCCCCCGGCTCCCACAACCGCAATGTCGGTTTCTTCGACCATAGTTCCTCAACGATGCAGGTACGGAGCCACCTTACCGCCAACGTTCATGCTATTTCCACTCCCGGAATCGGTCCTGGTCTTTCCACAAAGAAAGAAACTTTTCCCGGGCCTTCACGGTGATGGCATGGTCTCTGATAATGTCCAGGCGTTCGTCGTTGTACTGATTGCCACTGGTCGTCTGATTCATCGACCCGCTCGTATTGACCTCATCATCGACCACGACCTGCTTCAGATGCATGAGGCTGTCGTGTTGATTGATCTTGATTGGGATCCCGGCCTCACGCAACGCTGAGAGGGCCACTCGTTGCTTCGGATCGTTGAGACGTTCTCTGTCCGTCAAGATCCGAACGTCGACACCCCGTCTGGTGGCCTCGGCCAATGCCTTCACCGAGAGCGGCGACGTGAACCCATAGCTCGCGACATAGATATAGTGTTTGGCACGATCATACTCTCGGACAAGATGTTCAAGTGGCCTATCCTCGGGGCCATACCAGACCTCTACTGTTGCGGCTGAAACCGTTCTCCCTGGCCCAAACAGAACTGCGGCCAGTAGCCCGACGGTGACCAACCGGCAGCACCACGTGAATACAGGGAACGGTGACGGCCGGATCATTCCATCTCAAAGAGATCGCGAAAGTGATCGTCTGCTGACTCCCAGGCCTGTGGGGCTTGAACCTGAAGCCACTGGCGAAGAAACTGTTTTTGGTCCGGCGTGAGCAATTGTTTGATCTGATGGGAGCGCCCTTGAAGCGGTTGCAAAAGACTGATGTGTTTCTTCACATCCAGCATCGCGGTTCGCACATAGAGGCTCGTATAGGCCGACGGCTGCTCCTCGGTCCCATCACCCTGAACCCACACAGAGAGGAACTTGTCCAGAACCAGGCCGGCGCTGTCCAGGGCTGGTTCCGTATCATGGAACAGCTCGTTCTCAGACTCGGCGAGCGGTGTTGACTCTGCGGCGCGAAATAGAAAATTTTTTTTCCACATCCCCGTATTCCTGCAAGCGGCATAGTGGCGATGAGGCGGATCTAAAGTCAAGCAATCTGCTCAGGATGATCGCTTGTTTCTCACTGGCCAAAGGGAGGAGATGGCTTCCTGCGTAGACGGATGAATCCTTTTGCTGGTTCCGGTCTCTCATCCGCGTGACGCAGCCCGCACTATTCTCCGTAAATATCCGACAGTCCGTCAGGTCCTTCACGGCTTGGCGATAACGGCGGTCGCATCGGGGTGAATCCAAGATGCGGCCGATGATAGTGATACCGGTCCAGAAATGCACGCACCTCGCCCTGGAGTGTGGGCAGTTCTTCTACTCGATAGGAGATCCACCCCAAGCATTCCTTGCGCAGGGTTCGATTGAAGCTCTCAATATACGCCTGCTCGTTCTTCTTATAGGGACGGGCGATGCGATGTCGTGTACAATACTGGAGCACCTGTTGGGCAAACACGCCTT
Above is a window of Candidatus Nitrospira nitrosa DNA encoding:
- a CDS encoding DsbA family protein, whose amino-acid sequence is MRGPNIQNEFFLSLTILAGLALFAAGCSATAKDTKGVPTSAPDVADAAIERYIRAHPEVIEQSLQAMEAKREAEQKERQKVALKTKQDELLHDPLSPVSGNPKGEITVVEFYDYRCGFCKKAASAVTELQKVDPRVRVVYKDFPILGEPSELAAKAALASYAQGKHQAFHEALLESHADMTKESILKIAAKVGLDAKRLEADMADPKWQSVIAKNRALARELGISGTPGFIVGKELVPGWLDLNGLKELIARAGYGR
- a CDS encoding peptidylprolyl isomerase, with product MTLQFQKKDPRITITTQLGEIKIRLYPDAAPRHVENIINLVKMGFYDGTAFHRVVPGFLIQGGDPLSKQPDRMLHGTGGPGYFLSPEPNDYPHKRGALSMAKMPRESNSTRDFNDNGSQFFICVDDNSGLDRRYTVFGEVFRGIDVVDKIVAAPRDQYDNPLDPIRMTMTVKE
- a CDS encoding DUF6982 domain-containing protein, yielding MTGPAKIVVRYQNGSMLKGYAQDFSPGAQYFHVKAEGAKTSAPPTRVIMQELKAVFFVRDFVGNGSYKEGKSFVPGKPLSGRKVEVTFQDGELLVGTTTGYDSTRPGFFLFPADDRSNNIRMYVVAKAVKGVRFL
- a CDS encoding tetratricopeptide repeat protein, with translation MKHGDGVCLSVLIVTFLFCLAGVQATYGDPGSQIQTSEAAQVPLYDNLGTLHYPITTTVPLAQRYFDQGLRLYYAFNHQEAIRSFQEGTRLDPDCAMCYWGIALAYGPNINAPMDATNGRLAYSAIQQAVQRVPGVSDREQAMIQALAMRYVAEPSTDRAELDAAYSRAMADVVQRFTDDFEAKTLYAESLMDLSPWNYWTAEGNPRPNTELLLSRLEQVLAAEPGHPGANHFYIHAVEAVQPERALAAAERLAGLMPGAGHLVHMPGHIYIRVGRYEDAIKANEHAVHADETYFRDHNPAVGIYVLGYYPHNYDFLAFAVSMIGREAQAIAAVDKVAALVPQELLHEPGMAFLQHHQTRKLQMRVRFGRWDELLSAEGPAEDLLHARAIWLYAHGRALVARGHLKAADATLVQLRAIAQDRQVRPLRLEFNSSGLVLDIAVEVLAGHIDAAKGDLPGAITHLREAVRREDALVYGEPPEWTVPVREELGMLLLKAGRAVEAEQVFREDLKRFPKNSWSQQGLTDALRLLDGEMKTE
- a CDS encoding MFS transporter; amino-acid sequence: MRWLILGLLFSISVVTYIDRVNISVTARQMMPALGLTDQEMGWIFSAFVVGYALFQIPGGWLSDRWGVRIVLTIALIWWSCFTAWTAVAATSFLAGPLGIVSALALIRFFLGVGEAAALPTFNRAVTDWLPRHERGLGIGIAIGGIGVGAAITPPITAWIMVNYGWQTAFYLSSGLGLGLAVIWWLLAADRPTNHPGFTPSVAPIATAPTPTSQTLMPWGRLRHTSTVWWLMLSYGCLGYVAYVYMSWFYLYLVNERGFSILRGGLFAAAPFLAILLSCPLGGWVTDQLAARHGVTRGRRMVGMAGMGLAALSIAIGALVESPYLAITCLSLGAGWLYFTIGAYWSSISDLSPAHAGSLSGLMNMGANLGGAISPTLTPWIAQQWGWPASLGLAAFMALLGGFMWLRINPEERLTEDGVET
- a CDS encoding FKBP-type peptidyl-prolyl cis-trans isomerase, which produces MRTRTLTLAAGLFLLAAPLWAASDPANDDQKTLYALGLALSQSIGTFSLTEAELDMVKNGMTDGVLKRSPKVDLQTFGPKIQQLQQARLALVAEGEKKAGAAFTAKAATEKGSIKTESGIVITPIKPGTGATPKATDTVKVHYHGTLTDGTVFDSSIKRGEPATFPLDKVIKCWTEGVQQIKVGGKSRLICPSSLAYGDASPPGSPIKPGSTLIFEVELLEIVPAK
- a CDS encoding L-threonylcarbamoyladenylate synthase, giving the protein MNAQTLPASDPESIRLAGNTIRRGGLVAFPTETVYGLGCDALNPDAAAKVFEAKQRPQFDPLIVHIADRRQLDNVVRALTTTARQLIDQFWPGPLTLVLPKQPTIPDLVTAGLDTVAVRMPNHPVAQALIREAGTPIAAPSANLFGYVSPTTAQHVADGLGRTIDLILDGGPCPVGVESTIVSLIGPQAELLRPGSITLEQLSAAIGPLSRSSSVVDQPTAPGQLARHYATQTPVTILTSAKTRPTPTKNERAGLLIFSEANATDERFAAVEALSATGDLREAARHLFAALRRLDAQGLDRIYVDPCQEEGLGVAIMDRLRRCAAL
- a CDS encoding oxygen-binding di-iron domain-containing protein, with the protein product MAKITEIAPDLFRLTTFVEPFNIQFSQFLVRDDQPLLFHTGPRALFQEVKSAVASLINPQTLRWIGFSHFESDECATVPEWQQLAPQSEVLCSVVGKMVSVDDCLALRPAKGMVDGDVLETGRYRFRFLATPHVPHCWEAGLLFEETQRTLLCSDLFHQDGDVEPMTESDVIGRCRETLLEYQRGPLANYVPYCSLTEVTLNRLAALQPKRLATMHGSVYVGDGSTALRDLAVMWREVLTT